In the genome of Methylophaga nitratireducenticrescens, one region contains:
- the pgi gene encoding glucose-6-phosphate isomerase, translating to MTPLNIAEWQSLDRHYSDIKYLSMREQFALDSGRFERFSIRSGDLLLDYSKNRITQETIDKLIALADAVNIQEWIERMFSGDQINHTEGRAVLHTALRNRSNTPVMVDGQDVMPQVNAVLDKMAAFCEQVHSGKWLGFSNKKITDIVNIGIGGSDLGPAMICDALEPYGIDGIQAHFVSNVDGTDLSTTLEKLNPETTLFVVASKTFTTQETITNAQSARNWFLKAGTQADVAKHFVAVSTNAKEVAKFGIDTANMFEIWDWVGGRYSLWSAIGLPIALYVGMDNFLRLLDGGHEMDKHFRTKPLAENIPLIMGMLGIWYINFFNAQTHAIVPYDHSLARFPSHMQQLDMESNGKFINRQGARISYKTGPVIWGTPGTNGQHAYFQLIHQGTQLIPVDFVLPVNSHYPECDHQSILLANGLAQSEALMKGKTAEEVREELVKEGYEGKALDALLPHKVFPGNRPSNVLLFPKLTPEMLGQLVALYEHKVFVQGVIWNINSFDQWGVELGKQLAKAILPDLQSNAEISVHDSSTTELIRLIRTLRQ from the coding sequence ATGACGCCACTAAATATCGCCGAATGGCAATCACTGGATAGACACTATTCCGATATCAAATACCTGTCGATGCGTGAACAATTCGCACTGGATTCAGGACGTTTTGAACGTTTCTCAATTCGCTCAGGGGATTTACTGCTCGACTATTCAAAGAACCGCATTACTCAGGAAACCATCGATAAGCTGATTGCGCTGGCAGATGCGGTGAATATTCAGGAATGGATAGAACGAATGTTTTCGGGTGATCAAATTAATCACACCGAAGGTCGTGCTGTTTTGCATACCGCATTGCGCAATCGATCCAATACGCCGGTTATGGTGGATGGTCAGGATGTTATGCCACAGGTCAATGCTGTTCTCGACAAAATGGCCGCTTTCTGCGAGCAGGTGCATTCTGGTAAATGGTTAGGATTCAGCAATAAAAAAATTACTGATATTGTTAATATCGGTATTGGTGGCTCCGATCTTGGCCCAGCAATGATTTGCGATGCTTTAGAGCCTTACGGTATTGATGGCATTCAGGCACATTTTGTTTCCAATGTTGATGGCACTGATCTCAGCACAACACTGGAAAAACTGAATCCTGAAACCACACTTTTTGTTGTGGCCTCAAAAACCTTCACGACTCAGGAAACCATAACTAACGCTCAATCAGCACGGAACTGGTTTTTGAAAGCAGGGACTCAGGCCGATGTAGCAAAACATTTTGTTGCCGTATCGACCAATGCTAAAGAAGTTGCCAAGTTCGGTATTGATACTGCCAATATGTTCGAGATCTGGGACTGGGTGGGTGGACGGTACTCTTTATGGAGTGCTATCGGGCTACCGATTGCATTGTATGTTGGTATGGATAATTTCCTTCGTTTGCTGGATGGTGGACATGAAATGGATAAGCATTTCCGTACCAAGCCATTGGCAGAAAATATTCCGCTGATTATGGGAATGCTGGGGATCTGGTATATCAATTTCTTTAATGCCCAGACTCATGCAATCGTTCCCTATGATCACTCACTGGCGCGTTTTCCAAGTCACATGCAGCAGCTGGATATGGAAAGCAACGGTAAGTTTATTAACCGTCAGGGCGCTCGTATCAGTTATAAAACGGGACCGGTTATCTGGGGTACACCTGGTACTAATGGTCAACATGCTTATTTTCAACTGATTCATCAGGGTACACAGTTAATTCCAGTGGATTTTGTGTTACCGGTAAACAGTCATTATCCTGAATGTGATCACCAATCCATTCTTTTGGCCAATGGTTTGGCACAATCAGAAGCATTGATGAAAGGTAAAACGGCTGAAGAGGTCAGAGAAGAGTTGGTCAAGGAAGGCTATGAAGGCAAAGCCCTGGATGCATTATTGCCACACAAAGTTTTCCCGGGTAATCGTCCGAGTAACGTATTGTTATTTCCTAAATTGACGCCGGAAATGTTGGGGCAGCTTGTGGCCCTCTATGAGCACAAAGTATTTGTCCAGGGGGTTATCTGGAACATCAATTCATTTGACCAATGGGGCGTTGAGCTTGGTAAACAGCTTGCAAAGGCTATTTTGCCGGATTTGCAGAGTAATGCCGAAATCTCAGTGCATGATAGTTCTACTACCGAACTTATCAGACTGATCCGTACCTTGCGCCAATAG
- the glgB gene encoding 1,4-alpha-glucan branching protein GlgB produces MVFEQNLTDDQLKIIEARHHDPFAVLGRHPTKSGVYVRAFLPHTESATVGNNLPMKRVEGTDIFEWTGRSDDLETPYQIHRTTSQNQIQSHYDPYCFPPQLSDYDLYLFAKGKHWHAYRILGSHKRTVNGVEGVMFATWAPNAQRVSVVGTFNRWDGRSHPMRSRDSTGVWELFIPGLEIGELYKYEIRNHHDGSLHLKMDPYCQQAELRPGTASVIFDSNYQWHDKEWMSNREHTKWLHAPHSVYEVHLGSWQKRNDGSFCSYRELADKLVPYVSKMGFTHIELLPITEHPLDISWGYQTTGYYAATSRFGSPDDFRYFVDQCHQNNIGVLLDWVPGHFPKDNFGLAKFDGTALYEHEDPRRGEHQDWGTLIFNYGRNEVRNFLLSSAFFWLEECHIDGLRVDAVASMLYLDYSRQEGQWLPNIHGGRENLEVISFLKEVNTILHQSHPGCIIAAEESTSYPMVSRPADMGGLGFSMKWNMGWMHDILEYMKQDPIHRRYHHDQLTFGLLYAFTENFVLPFSHDEVVHGKGSMRYKMPGDEWQQFANLRLLYTFMYSYPGKKLLFMGSEFGQGNEWNSEKALEWYLLDYPKHQGLLQLVTDLNKVYRESPALHYHDFDAHGFEWIDCNDREQSVLSYLRQGQDSIAVAVFNFTPVVRDNYRIGVPEAGEYEVAINSDSEYYSGSNYSVSQVIQSESTSWSDRPYSIVLNLPPLAGLIIRKKH; encoded by the coding sequence ATGGTTTTTGAACAAAATTTGACAGATGACCAACTTAAAATCATAGAAGCCAGACATCATGATCCTTTTGCAGTTTTGGGTCGTCATCCGACCAAAAGCGGAGTGTATGTCAGGGCTTTCTTACCTCATACCGAATCCGCCACGGTAGGAAACAATCTACCTATGAAGCGGGTTGAAGGCACAGATATTTTTGAGTGGACAGGTCGTTCTGATGACTTAGAAACGCCATACCAGATTCATCGTACCACTTCACAAAATCAAATTCAGAGTCATTACGATCCGTACTGCTTCCCTCCGCAACTTTCAGACTACGATCTGTATCTTTTTGCCAAGGGTAAACACTGGCATGCCTATCGAATTCTGGGATCTCACAAGCGCACTGTAAACGGTGTAGAGGGTGTGATGTTTGCCACCTGGGCACCCAATGCCCAACGTGTCAGTGTTGTTGGCACTTTCAATCGTTGGGATGGCCGCAGCCACCCCATGCGTTCCAGGGACAGTACTGGCGTATGGGAGTTATTTATTCCGGGTCTGGAAATCGGTGAGCTCTACAAATATGAAATACGTAACCATCATGATGGCAGTCTGCATCTGAAAATGGATCCTTATTGCCAGCAGGCAGAACTTCGGCCTGGTACAGCGTCAGTGATTTTTGACAGCAATTACCAATGGCATGACAAAGAATGGATGTCCAACAGGGAACATACAAAATGGCTCCATGCGCCCCATAGCGTTTATGAAGTTCACCTCGGTTCCTGGCAAAAACGCAATGATGGCAGCTTTTGCAGTTATCGTGAACTTGCTGACAAGCTGGTGCCATATGTCAGCAAAATGGGATTCACCCATATTGAACTGTTACCTATCACCGAACACCCTCTGGATATTTCCTGGGGTTATCAAACCACAGGTTATTATGCTGCGACCAGCAGGTTCGGCTCACCGGATGATTTTCGATATTTTGTCGACCAGTGCCATCAAAATAATATTGGCGTTTTACTGGATTGGGTGCCAGGACATTTCCCTAAAGACAACTTCGGCCTGGCCAAATTTGATGGTACCGCGCTCTATGAACATGAAGATCCCCGTCGTGGAGAACATCAGGACTGGGGTACATTAATCTTTAATTACGGCCGCAACGAGGTTCGTAACTTCCTGTTATCCAGTGCATTTTTCTGGCTGGAAGAATGCCACATAGATGGATTACGCGTCGATGCTGTCGCGTCGATGCTTTATCTCGATTATTCGCGTCAGGAAGGTCAATGGTTACCTAATATTCATGGTGGTCGTGAGAATCTTGAGGTCATCAGCTTTCTCAAGGAAGTTAATACCATACTGCATCAGTCTCATCCTGGTTGTATTATCGCCGCCGAAGAATCCACCTCCTATCCAATGGTTTCACGACCAGCCGATATGGGCGGACTGGGTTTCTCGATGAAGTGGAATATGGGTTGGATGCACGACATCCTTGAGTATATGAAACAAGATCCCATTCATCGTCGTTATCATCATGATCAGCTTACCTTTGGCTTGCTGTACGCATTTACCGAAAACTTTGTATTGCCTTTTTCCCATGATGAAGTTGTGCATGGTAAAGGTTCGATGCGCTACAAAATGCCCGGAGATGAGTGGCAGCAATTTGCTAATCTGCGGTTACTTTATACCTTTATGTACAGCTATCCCGGCAAAAAATTATTATTTATGGGATCAGAGTTTGGTCAGGGCAATGAGTGGAATAGTGAAAAAGCACTGGAATGGTATTTACTGGATTACCCAAAACATCAGGGCCTGTTACAGCTGGTCACAGATTTAAATAAAGTCTACCGTGAAAGCCCTGCGCTTCATTATCATGACTTTGACGCGCATGGATTTGAATGGATTGATTGCAATGATCGGGAACAGTCAGTACTTAGCTACCTGCGTCAGGGACAGGACTCCATCGCTGTGGCCGTGTTTAATTTCACGCCTGTAGTGAGGGATAATTACCGAATTGGTGTGCCTGAAGCAGGTGAATATGAGGTTGCCATCAATTCTGACTCGGAGTACTACAGTGGCAGTAATTATTCTGTTAGTCAGGTAATTCAGAGCGAATCAACAAGCTGGTCCGACAGACCCTACTCAATTGTATTGAACTTACCACCTTTGGCTGGACTGATTATTCGTAAAAAGCATTAA
- the glgC gene encoding glucose-1-phosphate adenylyltransferase: MPKNNSTRFVSRLTRDTLALILAGGRGSRLKQLTSWRAKPAVPFGGKFRIIDFPLSNCVNSGIRRVGVLTQYKAHSLIRHIQQGWGFMRGALGEFVELLPASQRTEQGWYTGTADAVYQNIDILRNHGPEYVLILAGDHIYKMDYGDMLAEHVAQNADMTIGCIEVPLDQARAFGVMSVDLNHRIIAFDEKPANPTPLPGHDDVALASMGIYIFNAGFLYEQLIKDADNPKSSHDFGHDIIPSLIEQYKVVAFPYKDVQGNDPGYWRDVGTIDAFWSANLELIGVTPELNLYDEDWPIWTHQAQLPPAKFVFDDDDRRGMAVDSMVSGGCIISGSTVRHSVLFSNVEVHSFSLIEDSVVLPDVSVGRHCRLKNVVIDKGCIVPEGTVIGEDPELDAQRFEVSPNGVVLVTPEMLGQNYRYVR, translated from the coding sequence ATGCCCAAAAATAATAGCACGCGTTTTGTCAGTCGACTGACCAGAGATACTCTGGCACTGATCCTGGCTGGCGGACGTGGTTCACGCTTAAAACAACTGACGAGTTGGCGTGCAAAACCCGCAGTACCCTTTGGTGGAAAATTCAGGATTATAGATTTTCCCTTATCTAACTGCGTCAATTCCGGGATCCGCAGGGTAGGTGTGTTAACGCAATACAAGGCACATTCACTGATTAGACATATACAACAAGGCTGGGGCTTTATGCGCGGCGCCCTGGGGGAATTTGTGGAGTTATTACCCGCCTCTCAGCGTACCGAACAGGGATGGTATACCGGCACAGCCGATGCGGTGTATCAGAACATCGATATTCTTCGAAATCATGGTCCTGAGTATGTACTAATTCTAGCAGGTGATCATATTTATAAAATGGATTACGGGGATATGTTGGCTGAACATGTTGCGCAAAATGCTGACATGACCATTGGCTGTATTGAAGTACCACTGGATCAAGCCAGGGCTTTTGGGGTTATGTCTGTTGATTTGAATCATCGAATCATTGCATTTGACGAAAAACCTGCAAACCCAACGCCCCTTCCGGGTCATGATGATGTAGCTTTGGCCTCAATGGGAATTTATATTTTTAATGCAGGCTTTCTTTATGAGCAGTTGATCAAGGATGCTGATAATCCAAAATCTAGCCATGACTTTGGTCACGACATTATTCCATCGTTAATTGAACAATATAAAGTTGTCGCTTTTCCATATAAAGATGTACAGGGCAACGACCCTGGATATTGGCGTGATGTGGGGACCATCGATGCGTTTTGGTCGGCGAACCTTGAGTTGATTGGTGTAACACCTGAGCTTAACCTTTATGACGAAGATTGGCCAATCTGGACTCATCAAGCTCAACTGCCACCTGCCAAGTTTGTGTTTGATGATGACGACCGTCGTGGCATGGCTGTGGACTCAATGGTTTCGGGCGGATGCATTATTTCCGGTTCCACTGTTCGACATTCAGTATTGTTTTCTAATGTCGAGGTTCATAGTTTCAGTCTTATAGAAGACAGTGTGGTGCTTCCGGATGTTAGTGTTGGCAGGCATTGTCGCTTGAAAAACGTAGTAATTGATAAAGGTTGCATCGTACCGGAGGGAACAGTTATAGGCGAAGATCCTGAATTGGATGCACAACGTTTTGAAGTTTCCCCCAACGGTGTTGTATTAGTAACGCCTGAAATGCTGGGACAAAATTACCGTTATGTCAGATAA
- the hisS gene encoding histidine--tRNA ligase: protein MAEIIRSVRGMNDILPEMTPYWQVVETSLKQVLDGYGYQEIRLPILEKTELFKRSIGEVTDIVEKEMYTFEDRNGDSLTLRPEGTAGCVRAAMEHSLFNQQQRLWYMGPMFRHERPQKGRYRQFHQLGVEAYGFSGPDIDAEMILLTARLWKKLGLKDISLQVNSLGSTEARVKYRQKLVEYYQANQEQLDEDSQRRLSSNPLRILDSKNPEMQALNQAAPKLIDYLDAESAEHFEQLCATLTEAGIAFEVNPRLVRGLDYYGKTVFEWVTDQLGAQGTVCAGGRYDGLIEQLGGKASTAIGFAIGLERLISLLEAGGVLPEIAGPDVYLVAVGDVAAAQSLLLAESLRDQLPQLRLISHCGGGSFKSQFKRADRSGARWTLILGEEEMAQQTIGVKTMATGEQQTLAWSELANFLSASAFN, encoded by the coding sequence GTGGCAGAGATTATCCGTTCTGTCCGGGGGATGAATGACATTCTTCCGGAAATGACGCCGTATTGGCAAGTAGTGGAAACCAGCCTGAAACAGGTTCTTGATGGCTACGGTTATCAGGAAATACGGTTACCCATTCTGGAAAAAACCGAATTATTCAAGCGTTCTATCGGCGAAGTCACCGACATCGTTGAAAAAGAAATGTATACCTTTGAGGATCGTAATGGTGACAGCCTCACTTTGCGTCCAGAGGGCACCGCTGGATGTGTCAGGGCGGCCATGGAACATAGTTTATTCAATCAACAACAACGCCTCTGGTATATGGGGCCCATGTTTCGTCATGAACGTCCTCAGAAAGGCCGCTATCGTCAATTCCATCAATTAGGTGTCGAAGCCTATGGCTTCAGTGGACCCGATATCGATGCAGAGATGATTCTGTTAACGGCCAGGTTATGGAAAAAGCTGGGATTAAAAGATATTTCTCTGCAGGTAAACTCACTGGGCAGTACAGAAGCTCGTGTTAAATACCGTCAAAAGCTGGTTGAATACTATCAAGCTAATCAAGAGCAACTTGATGAGGACAGCCAACGGCGTTTGTCGAGCAATCCTTTACGCATTCTGGACAGTAAAAATCCTGAGATGCAGGCGCTTAACCAGGCTGCACCTAAGTTGATAGATTATCTTGATGCAGAGTCAGCAGAGCACTTTGAGCAATTATGCGCTACCTTAACGGAAGCTGGAATTGCTTTTGAAGTTAACCCGCGTCTGGTCCGCGGACTGGATTATTACGGCAAAACAGTTTTCGAATGGGTAACCGATCAACTGGGTGCCCAGGGAACAGTATGTGCAGGCGGGCGATATGACGGACTGATAGAGCAACTTGGCGGCAAGGCTTCCACTGCGATAGGTTTTGCCATCGGGCTCGAACGTCTGATTTCACTACTGGAAGCGGGTGGAGTACTGCCTGAAATAGCCGGACCTGACGTGTATCTGGTCGCAGTAGGGGATGTCGCCGCCGCACAATCATTATTATTAGCCGAGAGTCTGAGAGACCAACTTCCTCAACTTCGCTTGATTAGCCACTGTGGTGGTGGTAGTTTTAAAAGCCAATTCAAGCGAGCTGATCGCAGCGGAGCGCGCTGGACCTTAATTTTGGGGGAAGAGGAAATGGCGCAGCAAACCATTGGTGTGAAAACCATGGCAACAGGCGAGCAACAAACGTTAGCCTGGTCTGAACTAGCGAATTTTCTTTCTGCTTCGGCATTCAACTAA